From a single Marinilabiliales bacterium genomic region:
- a CDS encoding SDR family oxidoreductase, protein MGPDNRLAGKIAVITGATSGIGKETALALAAEGATVVLPVRNLQKGEDIKREITGRTGNPGIDLIECDLASFDSIRSFAENFNKRFDRLHILVNNAGIWEKKFNTTKDGIEMNFGVNHLAPFLLTNVLLGRLKAGAPSRIVNVSSEAHRYTGFNFDDPELTVKYSSLKSYSQSKLANILFTRHLAPMVAKDGITVNCLHPGVVATNLFDKLGSFIRPVAGIFMASPRKGAETSIFLAAGSEPDGETGGYWVKKRKKRPSRAALDDEAARMLWDLSREYTGI, encoded by the coding sequence ATGGGACCTGATAACAGACTTGCCGGCAAAATAGCTGTAATTACCGGGGCTACCTCGGGAATTGGAAAGGAGACAGCATTGGCGCTGGCAGCCGAAGGAGCAACGGTTGTTCTTCCGGTAAGAAACCTTCAAAAAGGAGAAGATATTAAGAGGGAGATAACAGGCAGAACCGGGAATCCCGGTATTGATCTGATTGAGTGTGATCTTGCATCTTTTGATTCTATCAGGTCTTTTGCAGAGAATTTCAATAAAAGGTTTGACCGTCTCCATATCCTTGTCAATAATGCAGGTATTTGGGAAAAGAAGTTCAACACGACTAAAGATGGTATTGAGATGAACTTCGGGGTTAACCATCTGGCCCCGTTCCTGCTTACAAATGTGTTGCTCGGGCGGCTTAAGGCAGGGGCCCCTTCGCGGATAGTGAACGTCTCTTCAGAGGCTCACCGCTATACCGGTTTCAACTTTGATGATCCTGAGTTAACCGTTAAATATAGCAGTTTAAAATCCTACAGCCAGTCAAAGCTGGCCAATATACTCTTTACCCGTCACCTTGCCCCGATGGTTGCAAAGGATGGAATAACGGTCAACTGCCTTCATCCCGGGGTGGTGGCGACGAATCTTTTTGATAAGCTCGGTTCGTTTATCAGGCCTGTTGCAGGCATCTTTATGGCAAGTCCCCGAAAAGGTGCCGAAACCAGTATATTTCTTGCTGCAGGCAGCGAACCTGATGGAGAGACGGGTGGATACTGGGTCAAAAAGAGGAAAAAGAGACCCTCGAGGGCAGCCCTTGATGATGAAGCTGCCCGCATGTTATGGGATCTCAGCAGGGAATATACCGGTATATGA
- a CDS encoding TonB-dependent receptor — protein MKKLKNTGTILFAIAVAMFFSTPDHSFSQQEDFVAGLDTLEIDEIVVSGTRIEVARRNVPVTLSLVSREQIELSNESAVLPVLSHRIPGMFVSERGVTGFGVASGSAGQISMRGVGGTAPNTEVLVLIDGHPQYQGLFAHPFPDAYVSSDVERVEVIRGPASILYGSNAMAGAINIITRQQTTDGFSGNARVSYGSHNTQKYMASGGFKEGSFSIFASVNHDRTDGHRDTSEFRIVNGFIKAGYEINDNINITGDFSVADFNSQDPGTIYNPAYFGIDIMRAKASLSVQNRYDRVEGGLIAFYNFGDHDFTDGWISRDYHAGVSLYQGVSLFPGNRLTVGADYKNVGGIANSGVPGAADRWHDVTDIAGYTYMQQTLFERLVLSAGLRLENNSLFGLETVPQAGFSYRITGKSTLKGSASKGFRSPTLMELYLFAPNPGLRPERLFNYELGIGRACSYSRTRAELTVFLIEGENVIEVRPNDNPPPPMIRQNVGTFSNKGFEVEVSWIASRWLRFSSNYSFIDTDKPRLASPRHQFFADATFSRGNTRLNTSVQQISGLWTLVSGPDLQKESYTLVNLMFSYRFTKNIEAFLSGRNLLDQGYTINYGYPMPGITFFSGINLRL, from the coding sequence ATGAAGAAATTGAAAAACACAGGTACTATATTGTTTGCAATTGCTGTCGCGATGTTTTTCAGCACACCAGATCACTCCTTTTCACAGCAGGAGGATTTTGTAGCGGGACTCGATACTCTTGAGATAGACGAGATCGTTGTTTCAGGCACCAGGATCGAAGTGGCCAGGAGGAATGTCCCCGTCACACTTTCCCTGGTTTCGAGAGAGCAGATCGAACTGAGCAATGAATCAGCGGTGCTCCCGGTACTGAGTCACCGCATCCCCGGTATGTTCGTGTCAGAAAGAGGTGTAACCGGATTTGGTGTTGCCTCAGGATCGGCAGGGCAGATAAGCATGAGGGGCGTTGGGGGAACAGCTCCAAACACCGAAGTGCTTGTCCTTATAGACGGCCACCCCCAGTACCAGGGTCTCTTTGCACACCCTTTTCCTGATGCCTATGTCTCCTCCGATGTAGAGCGGGTTGAGGTGATCAGGGGGCCCGCATCAATTCTATACGGATCAAATGCAATGGCCGGCGCTATCAACATCATTACCCGGCAGCAAACAACAGACGGTTTTTCGGGTAACGCCAGGGTATCCTACGGCTCGCACAATACCCAGAAATACATGGCCAGCGGAGGTTTCAAAGAGGGCAGTTTCAGCATCTTTGCTTCGGTAAACCATGACCGGACCGACGGGCATCGCGACACCTCCGAATTCAGGATAGTGAACGGCTTTATCAAGGCCGGTTATGAGATCAATGATAACATCAACATTACCGGCGATTTCAGCGTGGCCGACTTCAACTCCCAGGATCCGGGAACCATTTACAATCCTGCATATTTCGGCATCGACATTATGCGGGCAAAGGCATCGCTGTCAGTTCAGAACCGTTACGACAGGGTTGAGGGGGGACTGATAGCATTCTATAACTTCGGAGACCATGATTTTACCGATGGATGGATTTCGCGCGATTACCACGCCGGGGTGAGCCTCTACCAGGGAGTCAGTCTCTTTCCCGGGAACAGGCTGACAGTGGGGGCCGACTACAAGAACGTGGGCGGCATCGCAAACAGCGGTGTTCCGGGTGCGGCCGACAGATGGCACGACGTGACCGACATTGCAGGTTACACATATATGCAGCAGACGCTTTTTGAACGGCTGGTGCTGAGTGCGGGACTGCGGCTTGAGAACAACTCGCTGTTCGGACTTGAAACGGTGCCCCAGGCAGGCTTCTCATACCGAATTACCGGCAAGTCCACTCTCAAGGGCTCGGCATCGAAGGGCTTCAGGAGTCCGACCCTGATGGAGCTCTACCTTTTTGCTCCGAATCCCGGACTCAGGCCTGAAAGGCTTTTCAATTACGAGCTGGGCATAGGGCGTGCATGCAGCTACTCGAGGACCAGGGCCGAACTGACCGTTTTCCTGATCGAAGGAGAAAATGTTATCGAAGTGAGGCCTAACGACAACCCTCCTCCACCCATGATTCGTCAGAACGTGGGAACCTTTTCAAACAAAGGGTTTGAGGTTGAAGTAAGCTGGATTGCCAGCCGCTGGCTCAGGTTCTCTTCAAACTACAGTTTTATAGACACCGACAAACCAAGGCTGGCATCCCCAAGGCACCAGTTCTTTGCCGATGCCACCTTCAGCCGTGGCAACACACGGCTGAACACATCGGTACAGCAGATATCCGGACTCTGGACCCTGGTTTCAGGACCAGATCTCCAAAAAGAGAGTTACACACTGGTAAACCTCATGTTTTCCTATCGGTTTACAAAAAATATAGAGGCTTTCCTGTCGGGCAGGAACCTACTCGACCAGGGATACACCATCAATTACGGTTACCCGATGCCGGGTATAACATTCTTCTCGGGCATAAACCTGAGGTTATGA